From a single Bacillus pseudomycoides DSM 12442 genomic region:
- a CDS encoding HAD family hydrolase, producing the protein MYTTFLFDLDGTLTDPKEGIVNSVLYALRKMGIDEPNQKELDSFIGSPIQHSFADRYGMDEKQVEQAVTYFREYLKRSGLLENSVHEMIPYISQKLKDEEKRLFVATSKPTVFAKQVLEHFNLIHFFEEIVGSNLDGTRIKKDEIIEYILHTNPELQREEIVMIGDRKHDMIGANCNGIDSIGVLYGYGSEEELKEAGATHIVKHVEELRSFCTKDRIFKI; encoded by the coding sequence ATGTATACAACATTTCTATTTGATTTAGATGGAACATTAACAGATCCGAAAGAAGGAATTGTAAATTCGGTTTTATATGCATTGCGAAAAATGGGAATAGATGAACCGAATCAGAAAGAGCTAGATTCTTTTATTGGTTCACCAATTCAGCATTCGTTTGCAGATAGATACGGAATGGACGAAAAACAAGTAGAGCAAGCTGTTACATATTTTCGTGAATATCTAAAGCGAAGCGGCCTACTTGAGAATAGTGTACATGAGATGATTCCCTATATTTCACAAAAGTTAAAAGATGAAGAGAAACGATTATTTGTTGCAACTTCAAAACCCACTGTATTTGCAAAACAAGTTTTAGAACACTTTAACTTGATTCATTTTTTTGAAGAAATTGTTGGTAGTAATTTAGATGGAACCCGAATAAAGAAAGATGAAATTATTGAATATATTTTGCATACAAATCCAGAGTTGCAAAGAGAAGAGATAGTGATGATTGGGGATAGAAAGCATGACATGATAGGAGCTAATTGTAATGGGATTGACTCTATCGGTGTATTGTATGGATATGGGAGTGAAGAAGAATTAAAAGAAGCAGGAGCGACGCATATTGTGAAACATGTCGAAGAGTTGCGAAGCTTTTGTACAAAAGACAGAATTTTTAAAATATAA
- the aspS gene encoding aspartate--tRNA(Asn) ligase, giving the protein MDQSMKRSLVRECKTCSKKVVLLQGWVKKIRHLGNISFLLLRDRTGVIQCVLEKELAGYKVDVESVVQIIGELVETTKTELGVELLVEEVKVLNTAEPLPFEVNKRKLQVGLDQMLNERVISIRHERIQAIFTIQSTLVQAFSEFLIENDFTRIFTPKIVSQGAEGGANVFKLPYFQKEAYLAQSPQFYKQMMVAGGFELVFEIAPVYRAEHHNSSRHLNEYISLDVEMGFIEDFYEVMALEADVLRYMFEQVGQKCEKELVLLQVTVPIITEIPKITLAEAQSILKTKYRKESPAGDLDTEGEKLVGKYVKETYGSDFVFITHYPKEARPMYTMPNKENQAVTDSFDLLYKGLEITSGAQRIHEYRMLLASFKEKGLQPENFESYINTFRYGCPPHGGFGIGLERLVYKFLELSNVREASAFPRDCTRLVP; this is encoded by the coding sequence ATGGATCAATCAATGAAGCGGTCACTCGTTCGTGAATGTAAAACATGTAGTAAAAAGGTGGTTTTACTACAAGGTTGGGTGAAAAAAATTCGGCATTTGGGGAATATCAGTTTTTTATTATTACGTGACCGAACAGGTGTTATTCAATGCGTGTTAGAAAAAGAATTAGCGGGATATAAAGTAGACGTAGAAAGTGTTGTTCAAATTATTGGCGAACTTGTGGAAACCACAAAAACAGAATTAGGTGTGGAACTGCTTGTAGAAGAAGTAAAAGTGTTAAATACTGCTGAGCCACTTCCTTTTGAAGTGAATAAAAGAAAGCTGCAAGTTGGTTTAGATCAAATGTTGAATGAGCGCGTCATATCGATTCGGCATGAACGGATACAAGCCATTTTTACGATTCAATCTACGCTCGTACAGGCATTTAGTGAATTTTTAATAGAGAACGATTTCACACGTATATTTACGCCGAAAATCGTTTCTCAAGGAGCAGAAGGGGGAGCGAATGTTTTTAAACTCCCTTATTTTCAGAAAGAGGCATATTTAGCTCAATCTCCTCAGTTTTATAAACAGATGATGGTAGCAGGTGGTTTTGAACTTGTTTTTGAAATTGCTCCTGTTTATCGAGCTGAGCATCATAACTCTTCTCGTCATTTGAATGAATATATATCATTAGATGTAGAGATGGGTTTTATTGAAGACTTTTATGAAGTGATGGCATTAGAGGCAGATGTTTTACGTTATATGTTTGAACAAGTAGGACAGAAATGTGAAAAAGAATTAGTGCTCTTGCAAGTTACGGTTCCTATAATTACAGAAATTCCAAAGATTACACTTGCAGAGGCGCAGAGCATTTTAAAAACAAAGTACCGAAAAGAATCACCAGCAGGCGACTTAGATACAGAAGGGGAAAAACTAGTTGGAAAATATGTGAAGGAAACATACGGTAGTGATTTTGTCTTTATCACACATTATCCGAAAGAAGCGAGACCGATGTACACGATGCCGAATAAAGAAAATCAAGCTGTTACGGATTCTTTTGACTTATTATATAAAGGATTAGAGATTACATCAGGTGCGCAGCGAATTCATGAGTATCGTATGTTACTTGCTTCTTTTAAAGAAAAAGGGTTACAGCCAGAAAACTTCGAGTCTTATATTAATACATTCCGATATGGATGTCCGCCTCATGGTGGTTTTGGGATTGGGTTAGAAAGGCTTGTATATAAGTTTTTAGAACTATCAAATGTGAGAGAAGCGAGTGCATTTCCGAGAGATTGTACGCGTCTCGTGCCATAA
- a CDS encoding ABC transporter ATP-binding protein translates to MCILKVQNLTKKIGRRTLVNQLSFDARKGEILGLLGPNGAGKSTTIKMIVGLISKTSGTVTINKKDTSKDFKEAMKHIGVIVENPDLYKFLSGYDNLLHFSRMTPNIPKERLDVVVSLVGLEKSIHNKVSTYSLGMKQRLALAIALVHKPALLILDEPTNGLDPQGIRDLRFHLKQLATDENVAIVVSSHLMAEMEMMCDRIAIIDKGDLIGIHDIKDITKEQIQAVQFEVDRTDLAIPLLQKSVIGEEIITNQNVITIKISKEHIPEICDTLAKNGVNVYGVQTIKTTLEDKFIEMTGDEVHND, encoded by the coding sequence ATGTGTATTTTAAAAGTACAGAACTTAACTAAGAAAATTGGAAGGCGCACACTCGTTAATCAATTATCATTTGATGCTCGAAAAGGAGAAATTCTTGGTCTTCTAGGCCCAAATGGTGCTGGAAAATCCACTACAATTAAAATGATTGTTGGCTTAATCTCCAAAACCAGTGGAACAGTCACAATTAACAAAAAAGACACAAGCAAAGACTTTAAAGAAGCTATGAAACATATTGGAGTGATTGTTGAGAATCCTGATTTATACAAATTTTTATCTGGCTATGATAACCTCCTTCACTTCTCTAGAATGACACCTAATATTCCAAAAGAACGTTTAGATGTGGTTGTTTCTTTAGTTGGGTTGGAAAAAAGTATTCATAATAAAGTTTCCACTTATTCTTTAGGAATGAAACAGCGGCTTGCTCTTGCAATTGCTTTGGTACACAAACCTGCCCTTCTCATTTTAGATGAACCTACAAATGGATTAGACCCTCAAGGAATTAGAGATTTAAGGTTTCATTTAAAACAACTAGCTACAGACGAAAATGTAGCAATTGTTGTTTCAAGCCATCTAATGGCCGAAATGGAAATGATGTGTGATCGCATCGCTATTATAGACAAAGGAGATTTAATTGGTATACATGATATAAAAGATATTACGAAAGAACAGATACAAGCTGTACAATTTGAAGTAGACCGAACAGACTTAGCAATCCCACTCTTACAAAAATCAGTAATAGGTGAAGAAATCATAACAAATCAAAATGTCATTACGATCAAAATAAGTAAAGAACATATACCTGAAATTTGCGATACATTAGCCAAAAATGGAGTGAATGTTTATGGTGTTCAAACCATTAAAACAACTTTAGAAGACAAATTTATTGAAATGACTGGAGATGAAGTGCACAATGATTAA
- a CDS encoding helix-turn-helix transcriptional regulator: protein MILIRITWIVAIVTLTYQDNPNFPLEIVFISTFLSYVIPVILYKLQSELYVVTEIILVGGLSLYFAYTYHLAQFLSPAILTLAFFCRGKVNFYALPATIIICVLGVFLNFGFDRNKLLLSIFDVLFIYGVGHLLQRVVYSMDAIKKKLKLIKDKNAILEQYSSQVERITLLEERDRMARELHDTIGYKFTSVILSMETLRSHLATKEGEGKLQEILDISRSALDNIRRQVHEMDPQEESNLDVSLLNLIEEFKSNTNVHVVFRTVGEYYPMAKKLKRTFCRCLQEAMTNATRHGGAETIQVLLQYHKNYVMLQIQDDGIGMEVMQEGFGLSGMRERLSEYHGNLSIDSTKDTGTIVTCLIPTLHKEESFAQDKIHILVVDDQPIISDSLELLLDKYGFRVSVANSGAQALKQCEERQPNVVIMDIQMPKMNGITTMKKIKNRWPDTKIIMVTTFEETSSVSEAIEAGAEGYVLKSVQPEELVAAIRLVHLGGTMLSQDVATRLFKEYSSMPKKPPYELTPREMDVLGCLKEGLRYKEIAAKLFLSEGTVRNYASSIYMKLQVSGRGEAVKKALDEAFL, encoded by the coding sequence ATGATACTTATTCGGATCACTTGGATTGTTGCAATTGTTACTTTGACATATCAAGATAATCCAAACTTTCCACTTGAGATTGTTTTTATAAGTACATTTCTGTCTTATGTCATACCTGTCATATTATATAAATTACAAAGTGAATTATATGTAGTAACAGAAATTATCTTAGTAGGTGGACTTTCGCTTTATTTTGCATATACATATCATTTGGCTCAGTTTTTATCTCCTGCAATTTTGACGCTTGCATTTTTTTGTCGTGGAAAAGTAAATTTCTATGCATTACCTGCAACGATAATTATCTGTGTATTGGGAGTTTTCTTGAATTTCGGGTTTGATCGAAATAAGCTGCTTCTAAGTATATTTGATGTTCTCTTTATATATGGCGTAGGTCATTTACTACAAAGAGTTGTTTATTCTATGGATGCTATTAAGAAAAAACTGAAATTGATTAAAGATAAGAATGCAATTTTAGAACAATATTCGTCCCAAGTAGAAAGAATAACTTTGCTTGAGGAAAGGGATAGAATGGCAAGAGAATTACATGATACGATAGGATATAAATTTACTTCGGTTATATTGAGTATGGAAACATTACGATCACATCTAGCAACCAAGGAGGGAGAGGGGAAATTACAAGAAATATTAGATATATCACGATCTGCATTAGATAATATTCGAAGACAGGTTCATGAAATGGATCCTCAAGAGGAATCAAATCTAGATGTGTCTTTATTGAACTTAATAGAAGAGTTTAAGAGTAATACAAATGTTCATGTTGTTTTCCGTACGGTTGGAGAATATTATCCAATGGCTAAAAAACTGAAGAGAACTTTCTGTCGGTGTTTACAAGAGGCAATGACAAACGCAACAAGACATGGGGGAGCAGAAACGATACAAGTTCTTTTACAATATCATAAAAATTATGTGATGCTTCAAATACAAGATGACGGTATAGGCATGGAAGTTATGCAGGAGGGCTTTGGTTTATCGGGAATGAGAGAACGCCTAAGTGAATATCATGGAAATTTGAGTATTGATTCCACTAAGGATACAGGAACAATTGTGACTTGTTTGATTCCGACCTTACATAAAGAAGAATCATTTGCCCAAGATAAGATTCATATATTAGTAGTAGATGATCAGCCTATCATTTCAGATAGCTTAGAACTTTTATTGGATAAATACGGTTTTCGCGTATCGGTTGCGAATAGTGGGGCACAAGCCTTAAAGCAATGTGAAGAAAGGCAGCCAAATGTTGTTATTATGGATATACAAATGCCTAAGATGAATGGGATTACAACAATGAAGAAAATCAAAAATAGGTGGCCAGATACTAAAATAATTATGGTCACAACTTTTGAAGAAACTTCTAGTGTTTCAGAAGCGATTGAAGCGGGAGCAGAGGGATATGTACTTAAATCTGTTCAACCAGAAGAGTTAGTAGCGGCTATTCGATTAGTACATTTAGGTGGGACAATGCTATCTCAGGACGTGGCGACTCGCTTATTTAAAGAATATAGTTCAATGCCGAAAAAGCCTCCTTATGAATTGACTCCTCGTGAAATGGACGTATTAGGTTGTCTCAAAGAAGGGCTTCGCTATAAAGAAATTGCAGCAAAGCTATTCTTATCGGAAGGAACTGTAAGAAATTACGCTTCTTCAATTTATATGAAACTTCAAGTATCAGGAAGGGGAGAAGCTGTAAAAAAAGCATTGGATGAAGCTTTTCTATAA
- a CDS encoding sodium-dependent transporter, producing MKQTEQWTSKLGFIMAAAGSAIGLGAIWKFPYIAGKSGGGAFFLIFILFTVLIGLPLLIAEFMIGRSTQKQAIGAFKSIAPNTGWHWIGRLGVGTCFILLSFYSVVGGWVLIYLFRGITGQLITPQQNYSSLFTETIGDPVWAIVGHFAFMFITIWVVSKGVQNGIEKASKYMLPALFVLFVALIVRSLTLDDAMKGVKFFLQPDFSKITSESILFAMGQSFFAISIGISIMVTYSSYLNKKESLPRSAVTIVGLNLFVSLFAGLAIFPAVFSLGMEPTEGPGLLFIVLPSVFSQIPFGSFFLTVFLALFTFATLTSAFSLLETVVSALANGQQERRKKLSWIIGFLIFLVGIPSALSFGVWNDITIFGKNIFDAVDFLSSNILMPLGALFISIFVSFKMEKKVLEAEFFVGGNYGKALFTCWVFLLRFVAPIAIVIVFLNVIGII from the coding sequence ATGAAACAGACGGAGCAGTGGACTTCGAAATTAGGATTTATAATGGCTGCAGCAGGATCTGCAATTGGGCTTGGAGCAATATGGAAGTTTCCTTATATTGCTGGAAAGAGCGGGGGAGGAGCATTCTTTTTAATCTTTATATTGTTTACGGTATTAATAGGTCTTCCGTTATTGATAGCTGAATTTATGATAGGGCGCAGTACACAAAAACAAGCAATCGGAGCATTTAAAAGTATCGCACCAAATACAGGCTGGCATTGGATTGGACGTCTTGGCGTTGGAACTTGTTTTATTTTGTTATCATTTTATAGTGTTGTTGGTGGCTGGGTATTAATCTATTTATTCAGAGGGATAACTGGACAACTGATTACACCGCAGCAAAATTATAGTTCACTATTTACAGAAACAATTGGGGATCCGGTTTGGGCAATTGTTGGCCATTTTGCTTTTATGTTTATTACGATTTGGGTTGTATCAAAAGGGGTACAAAATGGAATCGAAAAAGCGAGTAAATATATGTTACCAGCATTGTTCGTTCTGTTTGTTGCTCTTATTGTACGCTCCTTAACACTTGATGATGCGATGAAAGGAGTCAAATTCTTCTTACAGCCTGATTTCTCAAAAATCACATCTGAAAGTATTTTGTTTGCAATGGGGCAATCATTCTTTGCTATTAGCATTGGGATATCCATCATGGTCACGTATAGTTCTTATTTAAATAAAAAAGAAAGTTTGCCACGCTCAGCGGTAACAATTGTTGGACTAAACTTATTTGTTTCTTTATTCGCTGGTCTAGCTATTTTCCCAGCAGTATTTTCACTAGGAATGGAACCGACAGAAGGACCAGGGTTACTATTTATTGTGTTACCTTCAGTTTTTAGTCAAATTCCATTTGGTAGCTTTTTCTTAACAGTATTTCTTGCACTATTCACATTTGCAACGTTAACATCTGCGTTTTCACTACTTGAAACGGTTGTTTCAGCACTAGCGAATGGACAGCAGGAAAGAAGAAAGAAATTGTCATGGATCATTGGATTTTTAATTTTCTTAGTTGGTATCCCATCTGCACTTTCATTTGGTGTATGGAATGATATTACAATCTTTGGTAAAAATATTTTTGATGCGGTAGACTTTTTATCTAGTAATATTTTAATGCCACTTGGAGCTTTGTTTATTAGTATTTTCGTCTCATTTAAAATGGAGAAAAAGGTATTAGAAGCAGAATTTTTTGTTGGCGGTAATTACGGGAAAGCATTGTTCACTTGCTGGGTATTCTTGCTTCGATTTGTCGCTCCGATTGCGATTGTCATTGTCTTTTTGAATGTGATTGGGATTATTTGA
- a CDS encoding ABC transporter permease, with translation MINLIKNENMKIFKRKRTWIMVGVMVVFIFIQFLNVKLSSQVNYGDDWKTSLIEENALLQVEKESLKLPIEKIENEKKLLLNNYYIDSNIKPTNNAWFFTIGQSTNFLIAISILTLIIAGEIVASEFQSGTIKFLLTRTATRTQIYFSKYISTLLFGFFLIVMTFLLSILFSGILLGFDGINGEYLFVKDHAVQKTSFLQALIGSLLFKIPYLIIVATLAFMISAAFKSTTFSIVFSLLVAIAGFVMSISLKGFSWTKYFIFSHTDLSSFVYENPPVEGMTFSFSILFILIHIFIMHGIAYPIFVKKDVA, from the coding sequence ATGATTAATCTAATAAAAAATGAAAATATGAAAATTTTCAAACGAAAAAGAACTTGGATTATGGTAGGTGTTATGGTTGTATTTATTTTCATTCAATTCCTAAACGTAAAGCTTTCCAGCCAAGTTAATTATGGGGATGACTGGAAGACATCTCTTATTGAAGAAAATGCATTACTTCAAGTTGAAAAAGAATCTCTAAAATTACCTATTGAAAAAATAGAAAATGAAAAAAAACTTTTACTAAATAATTATTACATTGACAGTAATATAAAACCAACAAACAATGCATGGTTCTTTACGATTGGACAAAGTACAAATTTTTTAATAGCTATCTCCATTCTTACACTCATAATAGCTGGTGAAATTGTTGCAAGTGAATTTCAATCCGGTACAATTAAATTTTTATTAACACGAACCGCTACTCGCACACAAATATATTTTTCTAAATATATTTCTACTTTATTATTTGGATTTTTCTTAATCGTAATGACGTTCCTTCTTTCCATTCTATTTAGTGGCATTCTTTTAGGCTTTGATGGAATAAATGGTGAATACTTATTTGTCAAAGATCATGCCGTTCAAAAAACAAGCTTCCTTCAGGCACTAATTGGTAGCTTATTATTTAAGATTCCTTACTTAATTATTGTTGCAACTTTAGCATTTATGATTTCAGCGGCGTTTAAAAGCACTACATTCTCTATCGTATTTTCTCTTTTAGTAGCAATTGCAGGTTTTGTCATGAGTATCTCATTAAAAGGTTTCAGCTGGACAAAATATTTCATCTTCTCTCATACGGATTTATCAAGTTTCGTATATGAGAATCCCCCTGTAGAGGGCATGACTTTCAGTTTTTCTATACTATTTATCTTAATTCATATATTCATCATGCATGGAATTGCATACCCCATATTCGTAAAAAAAGATGTCGCTTAA
- a CDS encoding nucleotidyltransferase family protein gives MYMKTEQDITKLIQNDTWMMEILQTAKSLQLPDWWVCAGFVRSKILDVLHGYEVRTLTPDIDIIYFDPLHISESTEEKLENKLKSIDSTIPWSVKNQARMHVVNNMPPYSSSVDAISKFPETATALGVTLDDQDNIVLTAPCGIEDVLTLQVKPTPHFLETKERTNMYKKRLQKKNWQSKWPNITIFHPEI, from the coding sequence ATGTATATGAAAACAGAACAAGATATTACTAAACTCATACAAAATGATACTTGGATGATGGAAATATTACAGACAGCAAAATCCCTACAATTGCCTGATTGGTGGGTTTGCGCTGGATTTGTTCGTTCTAAAATTTTGGATGTTCTTCATGGATACGAAGTAAGAACTCTAACGCCAGATATAGATATCATCTATTTTGACCCATTACATATAAGTGAATCCACCGAAGAAAAATTAGAAAATAAGCTTAAAAGTATAGATTCTACTATTCCATGGTCAGTGAAAAATCAAGCTCGCATGCATGTAGTCAATAACATGCCACCTTATTCATCTTCAGTCGATGCAATTTCTAAATTCCCAGAAACAGCGACTGCTCTTGGAGTTACATTAGATGACCAAGATAATATTGTATTAACCGCCCCTTGCGGAATAGAAGATGTTCTCACGTTACAGGTGAAGCCAACACCTCATTTCCTCGAAACGAAAGAGCGCACTAATATGTATAAAAAAAGATTACAAAAAAAGAACTGGCAAAGTAAATGGCCTAACATTACAATCTTCCATCCTGAAATTTAA
- a CDS encoding alpha/beta fold hydrolase → MKQEKEVLLQGKMVKVRGKKLYVEMHGSLEKHPVLYLHGGPGEMCFDFSYHQAHRLQDSFRLIAIDQRGVGRSEEIGQKEPFGLQDLIEDCEELRKMLQIEKWSVIGHSFGGFLALLYAEMHPQSIQKIIFEGPTFDFALTSRALLKKTGTLLMEYGKEQQGKECIAIAESNASPEELLEAYSKLSDELEENRMEIYNYVEDETDYSLYSEGEWEEFYKRSAIHFIRLKEEGEIYQSLLLKLKDVENPMLLIIGKHDVVTCEKHIEVFQRDTQNGKVIVFEECGHTPHYEAAERFAETVIDFLK, encoded by the coding sequence ATGAAACAAGAAAAAGAGGTGCTATTACAAGGTAAAATGGTGAAAGTACGCGGGAAAAAGCTGTATGTGGAGATGCATGGATCACTAGAGAAGCATCCTGTATTGTATCTTCATGGAGGTCCTGGAGAGATGTGTTTTGATTTTTCCTATCATCAAGCACATAGATTACAAGATTCTTTTCGACTCATTGCCATTGATCAACGTGGGGTAGGACGTTCAGAGGAAATTGGACAGAAAGAGCCATTTGGATTGCAAGATCTTATCGAAGACTGCGAAGAGCTAAGGAAGATGTTACAAATTGAAAAATGGTCTGTTATTGGACATTCCTTTGGTGGGTTTCTAGCATTGTTATATGCAGAAATGCACCCACAATCTATTCAAAAAATTATTTTTGAAGGGCCAACTTTTGATTTTGCATTAACTAGTAGAGCGTTATTAAAAAAGACAGGAACTTTGTTAATGGAGTATGGGAAAGAACAGCAGGGAAAAGAATGTATAGCTATCGCAGAGAGTAATGCTAGTCCAGAGGAATTGCTAGAAGCTTATTCGAAATTAAGTGATGAATTAGAAGAAAACAGAATGGAAATATATAATTACGTTGAGGATGAAACGGATTATAGTTTATATAGTGAGGGAGAATGGGAAGAGTTTTATAAGCGTTCCGCAATTCATTTTATAAGATTGAAAGAGGAAGGGGAAATTTATCAATCTTTATTATTAAAATTAAAAGATGTCGAGAATCCAATGTTGCTAATCATAGGAAAACACGATGTAGTAACTTGTGAAAAACACATTGAAGTATTTCAAAGAGATACTCAAAATGGTAAAGTCATAGTCTTTGAAGAATGTGGTCATACACCGCATTATGAAGCGGCAGAGCGATTTGCAGAAACGGTAATTGATTTTTTGAAGTGA
- a CDS encoding NAD(P)/FAD-dependent oxidoreductase — translation MTHTNYALTTGKTERAIIIGGGIGGLLTARVLSTYYKEVLIVDKDTFPERPDNRPGTPQAFHPHRFTQRGKLITERLFPGYENDLAAQGAPSVLNKTIHNMNQYGTIEMQYPRNDVKFSRALLEWTLRKQVQKISNISFLTNHNVIGLLMTVGQTTVTGVQVSERGKSEQVRTLNADLIVDASGRSSKLVNWLQDQGYDVPDSDRLKVSLGYSTRRYKVPSHLLHLTEKWDTITIAGQPTKETFTGVFSFIENNIAEVLIYRPGGHYPPTNAEEFEQAISQLPSPIIGEILHEFEPISSPRSYRVPELFRHHFEQMDRWPSGLLVLGDAFCIYDPIFGQGMTVAAIEVEVLESCLQEQQHNPIPHFEQRVLKKMQDVIEPAWWLNCATDLQWKGVEYVSSQQLKGISFGQKYMDLFLKYATTERDFKLYGMYWAVNSLAISPHTIFDPQLVTTILTSSTEGQRFLDELLLAHGQSLDVVLNQIVPTFSQTAFASVNQ, via the coding sequence ATGACTCATACCAACTATGCACTAACAACAGGAAAAACAGAACGAGCAATTATCATTGGGGGTGGTATTGGAGGGTTACTAACTGCAAGAGTACTTTCTACCTACTATAAAGAAGTGCTTATAGTCGATAAAGATACTTTTCCAGAAAGACCTGACAACCGTCCTGGTACTCCACAAGCCTTCCATCCACATCGTTTTACCCAGCGTGGTAAATTAATTACAGAACGACTCTTTCCAGGCTATGAAAATGATTTAGCAGCACAAGGTGCACCCTCAGTACTAAATAAAACCATCCATAACATGAATCAATATGGCACGATAGAAATGCAATATCCACGGAATGATGTCAAATTCAGTAGAGCTTTGCTTGAATGGACACTTCGTAAACAAGTACAAAAAATTTCTAATATTAGTTTTCTCACAAATCATAACGTAATTGGTTTATTAATGACGGTTGGTCAAACAACTGTTACAGGAGTCCAAGTCTCAGAACGCGGAAAATCTGAACAAGTACGAACACTAAATGCTGATTTGATAGTTGATGCTAGTGGTCGTTCCTCTAAACTCGTAAATTGGCTTCAAGATCAGGGTTATGATGTGCCAGATTCAGATCGCTTGAAAGTCTCCCTTGGATATAGTACTCGCCGCTATAAGGTTCCCTCCCACCTACTACATCTCACAGAAAAATGGGACACAATCACTATTGCAGGGCAGCCAACTAAAGAAACTTTTACAGGCGTCTTTTCCTTTATTGAAAATAATATAGCCGAAGTGCTAATCTATCGTCCTGGTGGACATTATCCTCCTACAAATGCCGAAGAGTTTGAGCAGGCTATTTCCCAGCTCCCAAGTCCGATAATTGGCGAAATTTTGCACGAGTTTGAACCAATATCCTCTCCTCGGAGTTATCGTGTTCCAGAACTGTTTCGTCATCACTTTGAACAAATGGATCGATGGCCCTCTGGATTGTTAGTCTTGGGAGACGCATTCTGTATTTACGATCCAATTTTCGGTCAAGGAATGACCGTTGCTGCAATTGAAGTAGAAGTACTCGAGTCTTGCTTGCAAGAACAACAACATAACCCTATCCCTCATTTCGAACAAAGAGTTCTCAAAAAAATGCAAGATGTAATCGAACCAGCTTGGTGGCTCAATTGTGCTACTGATTTGCAGTGGAAAGGTGTCGAATATGTGAGTTCACAGCAATTGAAAGGGATTTCTTTTGGCCAAAAATATATGGATTTATTTCTTAAATATGCCACAACCGAGCGTGATTTCAAATTATACGGAATGTATTGGGCAGTAAACTCATTAGCAATCTCACCACATACTATATTTGATCCACAGCTAGTAACTACCATTCTCACTTCATCTACTGAAGGACAGCGCTTCCTTGATGAACTCTTGCTAGCCCATGGTCAATCATTAGATGTAGTATTAAATCAAATTGTACCTACTTTCTCTCAGACAGCCTTTGCGTCAGTAAATCAATAA
- a CDS encoding lipid II flippase family protein, protein MTKTLIFIMAFTIIIHAVETSSYSIRLAGVRLKKIAVSLSVVGLVLLVSRTSNLLQAFLLGGIVDQAKIDSSIDLERAIRLVLFTASIGTLLAIILYPTFTKLFGYVIQNFETDGSFIRMMKTNNIQKLKYTKKYVRFPKFEMIHRMRIGGIPKRIMLINMFATAIYTAGVLSALYASFLNPTYATNASTASGLVNGFATILLTVLLDPRIALLTERALQSENGADTMGKMFGWLMISRFLGTLLAQLLFVPGAHWILWIIKLMH, encoded by the coding sequence ATGACGAAAACATTAATTTTCATAATGGCTTTCACGATTATCATCCATGCAGTCGAAACAAGTTCTTATAGTATTCGCTTAGCAGGTGTGCGTTTAAAAAAGATTGCTGTTTCCCTATCCGTAGTTGGGTTGGTGTTGCTGGTTTCACGAACATCCAACTTACTGCAAGCTTTTTTACTTGGCGGTATCGTTGATCAGGCCAAGATAGACTCCTCTATTGATTTAGAAAGAGCAATACGTCTCGTTTTATTCACAGCTTCCATCGGTACACTGCTCGCAATTATTCTATATCCGACTTTCACAAAGCTATTTGGGTATGTAATTCAAAACTTTGAAACAGACGGTTCATTCATTCGAATGATGAAAACAAACAATATACAAAAATTGAAGTATACAAAAAAATATGTTCGTTTTCCTAAATTTGAAATGATTCACCGTATGCGAATTGGTGGTATTCCGAAACGAATTATGCTCATTAATATGTTTGCAACCGCCATCTATACTGCAGGTGTCCTTTCTGCTTTGTACGCTTCCTTTTTAAATCCGACTTATGCGACGAATGCCAGTACGGCATCCGGGCTCGTTAATGGATTTGCCACAATCTTATTAACTGTGCTTTTAGATCCGCGCATTGCCCTTTTAACAGAGCGTGCTCTTCAATCAGAAAATGGCGCTGATACAATGGGGAAAATGTTCGGTTGGCTTATGATTTCAAGATTTCTCGGTACATTATTAGCACAGCTCTTATTTGTACCTGGTGCACATTGGATTTTGTGGATTATTAAACTCATGCATTAA